The stretch of DNA ACCTGCACCATAAGCGAATGCTTTGTACAGTCCACTAAGAAAAGCCTCTCTTTCTAACTCGGCCATTAGTTTTTGAATACCTCGCCACTCCATTCTATCTTTAATATCTCCAAATTTTATTATCAATGCTTTGTCGTATTCTTCTAATCTTTTCCTTGTTTCCTTGGGTGGCTGAACATAAGGTGGGCAAGTATACTTCTTTCCATACTGAGTACACCCAAATTCACATTTTTGTCTTACCCAATCATTAACCGAAATATTTTCTATTGGAATAACTTTTGCGGAGGTCGCCCCTCTGCTCATGGCCATCTCAATTAACTTCTCATACATATCTTTCAATTTACCACTTTTATTAATAAAAAATTTAGATTTAAATAGTTTCCTAATTGAAATAGCATTAATTATAAAAATGTGAAAGATGATTATCTATTGGTGATAAAATGGAAATGCCACAAAATGTAATAGATTTAATTCAGCAGCAGCATCTAGCCTTTGTTTCAACTTCAACTACAAACGGAATGCCAAATGTATCCCCAAAGGGAAGTATATCTGTAGTAGATAAGGATAGATTAGTCTTTGCAGAAATAGCCTCGCCCCATACAATATCCAACTTGAAGGATAATCCCAATGTATCTTTGTATGTACTTGATAGGGAAACTAACAAGGGCGTACAAATAAAGGGTAAGGCAACTTTGATGAATAGCGGACCTATATTTCAAAATATCTCCAAAGCATTGAAGGAGAAGACACCCCATCTTCCACCAGCAAACTATGCAGTCTTAATAGATGTTACAGAGATATTCCCTTATAGGATGTAATTTAATTTTTTTATTTTAATTTTAATTTT from Methanofastidiosum sp. encodes:
- a CDS encoding DUF2284 domain-containing protein, encoding MKDMYEKLIEMAMSRGATSAKVIPIENISVNDWVRQKCEFGCTQYGKKYTCPPYVQPPKETRKRLEEYDKALIIKFGDIKDRMEWRGIQKLMAELEREAFLSGLYKAFAYGAGTCKLCDNCSADQVQTPSLFDKRRCIYRRIARPSMESVGIDVYQTAKNSGYDLKVVPNEGMCFTSFCLLLLE
- a CDS encoding pyridoxamine 5'-phosphate oxidase family protein, giving the protein MEMPQNVIDLIQQQHLAFVSTSTTNGMPNVSPKGSISVVDKDRLVFAEIASPHTISNLKDNPNVSLYVLDRETNKGVQIKGKATLMNSGPIFQNISKALKEKTPHLPPANYAVLIDVTEIFPYRM